The genomic segment ATCATCTTGGCAGAGGCCTGGTAGGCCTGCTGGTATTGGATGAGTTTGGCGGCCTCTTCGTCAAGGTTGACGCCGGAGACCGCGCTGCGGTCCTGCTCCAGATTGGCGGCAATCGTGCTCGATACCGTAGCGGAGTAGCCGGCACTCTGGGTGCGGATGCCGATCTGCGATATCGCGCTGGCATAGCCGTCGGTCATGACCGAGCCATCGAACATGGCTTTGTCGCGCAGGTTCATCATGGCCGTGGCGTTGCCGCCGTTGAGCTTGAGGTCGAGCTTGAAGGCCGGGTCCTTGATGTCCACCACTTTGAAGGTATCCCCTGTCTTTGGTGTGCCTGTGAGTTTCAGGCTCCAGTTTGCGAGAGGGTCCACCGCCGTGATGGGGGTGTTCGGGTCGAACGGGTAGCTGGTGGTGTTGGCGACCGGCACTTCGTCGCTCCGGGTGTAAGTGACGGCGTTCGTGGTGACATTCACGGCAAAAGTGAGCGTGACGGGCGAATGGGGCGTGGCCGATTGGTTGTTGGTGAGCGCATTCAAAGAGACAAGTTGCAAACTGCCCTTGTTGACGGTGCCCATGGCGCCGGCAATCGGACTGGCCACCGCCAGTTGGCGCGGGGTGGAGAATACGCGGGCAACATTGTCTGCCGATGTAGCGAATGGTTTGATTAAAAAGCGATCGCCGACATTGGCAGCGCCAGAAGCCAGGTTGATGTTGAGTCCATCTACGCTGGCCAGCGCGGGCGCGGTGGCCGGTGGAGTCTGCGGGAAGGTAATTACTTTGCCATCGGATTTGCGGGTAATGTTGCCGGAGGTGGCCGAGTTGAAATTCACCTCGTAATCGGATGCCGCGAACTGCGTGGAATCTTTAATAGAGAGGCTGAGGGCTGCAGTTCCCGTATTCAGGGTGGCGGGAGCTGTGGGTTTGCTGATGTTGGCCGTGGTGTTGATATCAATGCGGGTGAACAAGTCTCCGCCTGCCTTGCCATCCAGGTCAAGCCCGAGTGCATGTTGCTCGTTCATTTGAGTGGTAATCGCCAAGGTGAGACGTCCGAGCAGGTTGCGCCCCTCCACCAAATCATTGTTTTGAAAACGCAACAATCCCGATACCTCACCGCCACCCAACGCGTTTTCGTCCAGCAGGACCTGCCGACCATCGCGGATGATGGAGAGCTTGCTTTTCAGCGTGTCGCCAAAGTCATCGCTAACGAGCGACACGGGCGATACGGTGGTTCCGAGTACCAGAGGCTGGCTGCCCGCCAAAAAGATGCCCACGCTGCCGTCGTCTGCGGCGATGGAGGTGGTTTGCACGAACTGATTGAGTTCGCGCACCAGTTGGTCGCGTCGGTCGAGCAGATCGTTCGGAGGCTGGCCCTTGCCTTGTGCACGTGCGATTTCGTCGTTCACATCGGCAATATTTTTTGCCAGGGTATTGATGTTATTGACCTTCTGACTGATCTCTTGCGATACCCCGGTCTGCAGGTCTTTGATGGCCTGGGCTGCGGCGCGGAAGCGGCCCGCTGTTTCGTCCACACGGGTGAGTGCCACGGTGCGGGCGGTGAGGTCGGTCGGGGCGCTGGCGACGTCAGAAAACGCGTTCATCATGTCGCTGACCGCGGCGCCCAAACCGGTGCTGCCGCCTGAGAAGATGTCCTGGAGCTGGTTGAGCTTGTTGGAGCGGGCGACATCCGCGTTTTGGGTGGCACTGGCCAATGTGGCTTGGCGGGTCAGGAAAGCGCTGAAGTTGCGTTGGATGGTTTGCACATCCACGCCTTTGCCGATGTAGCCACCTCCGGTGAACTGCCCCTCCACCGCGGTGAGCACCACGCTTTGGCGCGAATAGCCGGGCGTGTTGACGTTGGCGATGTTGTTGCCGGCAGTCTGCAGGGCGATCTGATTGGCCTGCAGAGCCCGGGTGCCGATATTGAGGACGCTCATAGTCTGTCGCTGGCTCGATTACGCCTGCACTTGCGCGCGGCGCAGATGCAAGGTGGTGTTGATGGCGCGGCTCAGTTTGGCTGCGTACTCGGGGTCGGTGGCGTAGCCGGCTTTTTGCAGGCCGGTGGCAAAGGCCGTGACGGACTGGGTTTGCTGGCGTGCCTTGGCATAGCGCGGGCTGTCTGAAATCAGGCGGGCGTAGTCTTTGAAAGAGTCTTCAAAAGAGTCGTAGGCGCGGAATTTGGCGATCTTCTTTTGCGCGACGCCATTCACATACTCGGTGGTTGTGATTTCGGCGACTTTGCCGGTCCAGCTGGATCCGGCCTTGATGCCGAACAGATTGAAGGAGTTGCTGCCGTCTTTGTTCTTGATCTGGTGCTTGCCCCAGCCTGTTTCGTGGCCCGCCTGGCCGAGCATGAAGCTGGCTGGAATGCCGGTGGCCTTTTCGATTTTGTTGGCAGCGTCGGTGTGCTTGGACACGAAATCCGCCTGGGTGCTGGTAGGCGCCTTTTTAGGGGCGACCGGCGTCAGTGCCATATCGGATGCGGTGAGTTTGCCAACGCTGCTTTTCGGGGTCAGTGTGTCGGGTGCCTTGACGGGCTGCAGGCTGCTGCTGTTAGCCATACCGACGGTGGAGCCGGGCATTTCCACACCCATCTGGCGGCTGAGCTGCTGGGCAATCAGGTCGGATAGGCCGCCGGGCTGGCCGGACATGCTGACCGACATTTGCTGGTCGAACAGGTCGGTGCCAAGGTCACTGCCGGCGTTGTCCAGCATGCCGGATTTCATGGTCGCTTCGCGCATGCTTTTGAGGAGCTCGCGCATGAACAGCGACTCGAACTGTTTGGCGGTTTCGCGGATGGTGTCCGGCGTGGCTTTGTCGGCACCGGCTTTGAGGGCGCTCAGGGAGCGGGCATCAGCGACCAGGTCTTGGGCGCTGGATATCGGCGTGGAGCCGAGGGCAGAACCGTAGCTCATGTCAAATCACCTCCAACTCCGCGTTCAAGGCACCGGCCAATTTGATCGCTTGCAAAATGGCCAACAAGTCTTGGGGGGTCGCGCCCAGCGAATTCAGGGCCTTGACCACATCGGTGAGCTGGGCCGCTTGGGGCAGCTGGATGAGTTTGCCGGCATCTTGCTTGATCTCGATGTTGGCCTTTTCACCGACCACGGTCTGTCCGCCCGAGAGCGGGTTGGGCTGACTGATGACGGGGCTGGACGAGACGCTGACCGACAAGTTGCCATGGGCGATCGCACAGGCACCCAGGGTGACCGCCTGGTTCATGACGATAGAGCCGGTGCGCGAGTTGATGATGATCTTGGCGGCAGCAATCGAGTTGTCAACAGGCAGCTCTTCCATGTCAGCAATGAAGCTGACGCGGTCGTTGGGGTTGGTCGGGGCCTTGACCTGCACCGTACGGCCGTCCAGGGCTTGAGCCACGCCGGGGCCGAAACGGGTGTTGACGGCCTGGGCTACTTTGCGCGCGGTCTGGAAGTCCGACGCGCTCAGGCTCAGGTTGATGGTGGGGCCGTCTTGCAAGCTGGTGGGGACAGAGCGCTCAACTTGCGCACCATCCGGAATGCGCCCGGCGCTCAAGTGGTTGACCTGCACTTTGCTGCCGCCGGCTGCTGCGCCGGCACCGGCCACGATCAAATTACCTTGTGCCATGGCATAGACCTCGCCATCGGCCCCTTTGAGGGGGGTGGCAATCAATGTGCCGCCTTTAAGGGACTTGGCGTTGCCCAGTGAGGAGACATTGATGTCGAGCAGTTGTCCTGGCCGGGCAAACGCGGGCAGCTGCGCGGTGACCAGTACGGCCGCCACGTTTTTCATTTGCAACTGGTTCTGGGAGGCGGGCGTCAGGGTGAGACCGAGCTGCTCCATGTAGTTTTTGAGGCCTTGCGTGGTGTAAGGCATCTGGGTGGTTTGGTCACCGGTGCCATCGAGGCCGATGACGAGGCCAAAGCCCGTCAACTGGTTGCTGCGCACGCCTTCGATGGCGGCGACTTCCTTGATGCGTTTGGCGCCATGGGCCGCAGGGGCTGCGACCATGGCAATTGCCACCAACAAGCCGCCCCAGCGCTGTGAGCGGAAGGTGTTCGCTAAGTGGTTCCAGTGTGTCATGTGCCGAGTCGGTTAACGGGGCGATCCGACTGGATCTGTTACCCCTCGGCACTATTCTGGATTTCTTTAGAAGGGCTGAAAACTCAAAAAGAACCGTGATAACCAGCCAACTGTTTGCGCTTCACCCTGTGCACCGCGTCCGCGGGACTCGACGCGCACATTCGCCACCTGGGTGGAGCTGATCACGCTGCCGGGTTGCAGCATCCGTGGGTCGATGGTGCCCGAGAAGCGGAGCACGTCCACATTTTGGTTGACGCCGATCTGCTTTTCACCTGTCACGATCAGGTGCCCGTTGGGCAGGGTTTCAATGACGGTGGCGGTGATCGACCCGGCAAAGGTGTTGGCACTCTCGGTGCCGCCCTTGCCTGAGAAGTTGTTGTTGGTCGCAGCGCCAATGTTGAGTTTGCCCAGGCCCGCCAGTGTTTGATCCGGCAGGGCTGTAATGGCGGAGTCGATAGAACTATTGCGGTTGACCGTGGAGGTGGACTTTTGGCTGGCAGTGACGTTTTCGACGATTTGGATCGTGACGTTGTCGCCGACCAGGCGTGCACGCCGGTCTTCAAAGGCAGGGCGGTAGGCAGCGGTTTGGTAGATGCTGCCGTTGGCCGGTTTGGACGCTACCGACACGATAGGCGCCGCAGGAACGCGCGGCTCCACAAAGTCGACGGCGACTTTTTGCGGCAATTGCTGGCAGCCTGCTGCCAGCAAGCCGATGGCCACTGCGGCTGCGATGCGGTGTAGGCGTCGGTGTGTCATGGTGGGTCCTTACAGCTGGCCGAGCTTTTGCAGCATCTGGTCAGAGGTTTGAATGGCCTTGGAGTTCATTTCATAGGCCCGCTGGGTCTGGATCATGGTGACCAGCTCCTGGACTACGTTGACGTTGGAGGTTTCGACAAACCCTTGGGCCAAAGTGCCCAGGCCGTTGGCGCCTGCGGTGCCGGCGTTGGGCTGGCCTGATGCGGCGCTTTCTGCGTAAATGTTTTGCCCTTTGGGCTCCAGGCCTGCCGGGTTGATAAAGCTGGCCAGGGTGATGGTGCCGATCGGTTGGGGCGCCACGTTGCCGGGAATGGTGGCGGTCACGTTGCCGTCTTGCGCAATCGCGAGGCTGGTGGCGTTGGCGGGAACGGTAATGCCGTTCAAGATCGGCAGCCCGTTGGAGGTGACCATGCGGCCGGTGTTGTCGACCTGGAAGGCACCGTCGCGGGTGTAGCCGGTGGTGCCGTCGGGCATGGTGACTTGAAAGAAGCCGTTGCCTTGGATCGCCACGTCCAGATTGTTGCTGGACTGTTGCAGGTTGCCTTGTGCAAATGATCGGCTGGTCGCCACGGTGCGCACACCCAAGCCGAGCTGCAAGCCGGTAGGTAGGGTGGACTGCTCAGACGTGTTGGAGCCGACCTGGCGCAGGTTCTGGTACATCAAGTCTTCAAAGACCGCGTGCGATTTTTTGAAGCCATTGGTAGACACGTTGGCCAAGTTGTTGGAGATCACGTCCAACTGCATTTGTTGGGCTTCCATGCCCGTTTTGGAAATCCAGAGCGAGTTGATCATGGTGTTTATCCTTGCATGTTCAAGAGTTGCCCAGCAGAACGGTCATTCGACTCGGCCGTTTGCATGAGGCGGGTTTGGGCTTCGAACTGGCGTGCGGTTTGGATCATGCCGACCATGGCTTCGATCGCATTGACATTGGAGCCTTCCAGCATGCCGGCCTGCACGCGCGCGGTGTCTTCGTTGTTCAGCGGATCGCCGGACAAGGCGCGGAACAAACCATCGCCGCTGCGCACGAGCGGGTCTTCCGGGGTGGGAACCACCAGTTTGAGCCTGCCGATCGCGTTGGCCGGCTGGTTGCCGACTTTGGCGCTGACCGTGCCGTCCGGTTGAATGGTGAGTTCAGCCCCGGCGGGCGATGTGATGGGGGAGCCGTCGCTGGAGAGGACCTGCAGCCCGTTGCCGGTGGTCAGTGTGCCGTCTGTGGCGACTTCCACATGCCCGTTGCGGGTGTAGGCCTCGGTGCCGTCTAGGCCTTGCACTGCGAACCATGCACCGTCTTTGGCCATGACGTCGAGACTGCGGTCAGTGCGCATGGCAGGGCCGGGAGTGTCGAGGTGTCCGGCCGTTGCTTCGAGGGCAAAAACCCGGGTGGTTGCGCCTTCGCCGCGCAGGGGTACCGCGCGGTACGTTGCCAGCTGCGCGCGAAAGCCATTGGTGGAGACGTTGGCAAGGTTGTTGGCGATGACCGACTGCCGGCTCGCCGCCGCATTGGCGCCGGTCATGGCGGTGTATATCATGCGGTCCATGGTGTTTCAGTCCTGCTGATGGTTAACGCAAATTGACCAAGGTCGACAGGATCTGGTCCTGGGTCTTGATGGTTTGTGCATTGGCTTGGTAATTACGCTGGGCGGTCATCATGTTGACGAGCTCACCCGTGAGGTCGACGTTGGAGTCTTCGAGGGCGCCTGAGCGCAGGCCACCGAACTTGCCCAAACCCGGGTTGCCGAGCACCGGTTGCCCGGATGCAAACGACTCGGTCCAGTTCCCGCCGCTGATAGGTGTCAAACCTTGCACGTTGCGGAAGTCCGCCAGCAAAAGTTGGCCGCGGGACTGGGTCTCACCGTTCGAGTAGCGGGTGGTAATCACGCCACTCGGGTCAATGGAGATGCCGGTCAGATCGCCGGCGGTATAGCCGTCCTGGGTCAGGTTGGAGACGGCAAACGTAGTGCCGTACTGCGTTGTTTTTGTCAGATCCAGGGTGGTGCTGAAGGTGCCGATCGCCGTGTTGGGCGATGTCAAGTTCAGAGTTTGAGCGGCTAGCGGCGATGTCAATTTGCCATTGGCGTCGTAGTTCAACTGGAATAGCGCGCCTGTCGCCACCGTGGTGAGCGCGGGTGCGGCAAAGGCGCCGGTGCCTGCGGCCGCGAAGGTGGGTTTTAGGTCTGTCGGTGGCGGGGTGGTGGTGTTGTAGGCCACGTTGGCCTGGTGCGTAGCATATCGGGCAGCATTGGTGTTGAGCGCGGTAGTGCCTGCAGCCACGGTGCTGGCGTCATAGACGTCCCATGTGTCCGTCAGAACTGCCGGGTTAGCTGTGGTGTCCGGGCCGCGCTTGACGAAGTACAGACTCACTGGGACCTCGTTACCTTGCGAGTCAAACGCGGTGAGTGTGGTGCCGTAGGTCGAAATCGGCGTTGGCGGTGTTGTTTGGATTGCAGGCTTGGTCCGAGCATCCAGATTGAACTCCGCCGTGATTTCTCTGGTTCTTTGGGCGGGAATCGGGGCGCTGGTCGGAATCACCATGGGCTGCGGCGTGATGCTGGTCCTGTTTCCCAGCAAGTCGGTGGGGAAGCCCATCACGTTGGCACCACTGTTGGTGACCAGGTTGCCGTCGGAGTCCAGCTTGAACTGGCCGTCACGGGTGTAAGCGGTGGAGCCGTCAGGCTGGGTGAGTTGAAAGAAGCCACCGCCGTTGACCGCTACGTCAAGGCTATTTCCAGTGATGCTGATATTGCCCTGGGAGAACTGCTGCGCGATCGTGCCCACGGTCACCCCGATACCCGGTGTGTTGCCGGTACTTCCGCCTGCAGCGCCCAGCTGGCCTGCGACCAGTGAAGAAAACTCTGTGCGGGAGTATTTCATTCCCACGGTATTGGCGTTGGCGATGTTGTTGCCGATCACGTCCAGACTTTTGCTGGCGCCGTTGAGGCCGGAGAGTCCTGTTTGAAAGCTCATGGTGGTTACCTCTTGGGAAATGGGGTGTTAGAGAATGGATTTGATGGCGCTGTAGGCGACTGCCGTGCGGCCTTTGAGCTGGAGCGACATGGCTCCGTTTTCTGTGCCAACGGCCGTTACGGTGTCTTGTGCCAGATCGGTACTCTTGACGGTGTTTCCGCCTTGGGTCGCGTTCACCTTGAAGTTGACACTGCTCAGGCCGCTGTATTTGGAGGCGTCCCATTGGAAGTTGCTCTGACCGGCCGGTAATGCGCCAAGGTTGATGGTTTCCAGCAATTGGCCGCCAGCGGTCTTGATGTCGATCGTGACTTTGTCTGCCTTGCTGGCCAGATTGATGGCACCTTTGGCCGTGCCGCCATCGATCGACAGGGTGTTCGACTCTACGAGTACCCCATGCCCCACCATACTGGCACCCTGCAAGACTTGCATGGAGGTGAACTGGGCCGCCATGCTTTGCATCGTGGCGTTGAGCTCCTGGATGCCGGAGACCGTGTTGATCTGCGCGATCTGGCTGGTCATCTGGGCGTTATCCATCGGGTTCATGGGATCCTGGTTGTTGAGTTGTGCAACCAACAATTTCATGAATCGGTCTGTTTGCTCTTGGGCGCTGACGGTTCCACTTGATGTGGCACTGGTGCCGGAGAGTGCGGTGTTGTTACTGACTGCGGTGGCCATGGTGAGCGTCCTTGAATTTATTGACCCATCTGCAGCGTTTTGAGCAGCAGACTTTTGGCCGTGTTCATGACTTCCACGTTGTTCTGGTACGAGCGTGACGCAGAAATCATGTTGACCATTTCTTCGACGGGATTCACGTTGGATTGGGTGACGTAGCCTTCTGCATCTGCCGAGGGGTGCATCGGGTTGTGCACTTTGCGCAGGGGCTCGTTGCTTTCCTTGATGGCGTTCACTTTGACGCCTGCCGAAGCCTCCGAGCCCATGGGCACGGTTTCAAACACCACTTGGCGGCTTTTGTAACCCTGGCCGTCCGGGCCGGCCACGGCATCCGCATTGGCCAGGTTGCTGGCCACGACGTTGAGGCGCTGGGACTGGGCGCTGACGGCACTGCCGCTGACGTTGAAGATGGAAAACATGGACATGGAGGGTCTCCTCTGGCTAATTCAGTGCTTACTGGCCTTGAATCGCGCTCAAGATTGTTCGGGAAGAGCCGTTAATAAAACGGAGCGTGGCTTCATAGCGGACGGAGTTGTCGACGAAGTTGGCGCGCTCACGGTCCATATCCACGCTATTGCCGTCCATGGCGGGCTGCGTCTGGAGCGTGTAGGCAAGCCTGCTGTTGTCGCCCAGCGTGGAGCTGTCAATGTTGCTGATCGGTATGTGGCGGGCATTGGTTGTTCCGTCACTGTTGGGGCCGCTAGAGGGAGTGGCCATGGGAAAAGCAGGGCCGGAAGTCGCTTCCGCCATGGCTTTTTTGAAGTCAAAGTCGCGGCCGGAAAACCCGGGCGTGTCGGCGTTTGCGATGTTGCTGGCGATGACGCGTTGCCGCTCTGCGCGCAGCACCAACCCCTTTGA from the Rhodoferax potami genome contains:
- the flgK gene encoding flagellar hook-associated protein FlgK translates to MSVLNIGTRALQANQIALQTAGNNIANVNTPGYSRQSVVLTAVEGQFTGGGYIGKGVDVQTIQRNFSAFLTRQATLASATQNADVARSNKLNQLQDIFSGGSTGLGAAVSDMMNAFSDVASAPTDLTARTVALTRVDETAGRFRAAAQAIKDLQTGVSQEISQKVNNINTLAKNIADVNDEIARAQGKGQPPNDLLDRRDQLVRELNQFVQTTSIAADDGSVGIFLAGSQPLVLGTTVSPVSLVSDDFGDTLKSKLSIIRDGRQVLLDENALGGGEVSGLLRFQNNDLVEGRNLLGRLTLAITTQMNEQHALGLDLDGKAGGDLFTRIDINTTANISKPTAPATLNTGTAALSLSIKDSTQFAASDYEVNFNSATSGNITRKSDGKVITFPQTPPATAPALASVDGLNINLASGAANVGDRFLIKPFATSADNVARVFSTPRQLAVASPIAGAMGTVNKGSLQLVSLNALTNNQSATPHSPVTLTFAVNVTTNAVTYTRSDEVPVANTTSYPFDPNTPITAVDPLANWSLKLTGTPKTGDTFKVVDIKDPAFKLDLKLNGGNATAMMNLRDKAMFDGSVMTDGYASAISQIGIRTQSAGYSATVSSTIAANLEQDRSAVSGVNLDEEAAKLIQYQQAYQASAKMIQIAQNIFDTLIQGLGR
- the flgJ gene encoding flagellar assembly peptidoglycan hydrolase FlgJ, translating into MSYGSALGSTPISSAQDLVADARSLSALKAGADKATPDTIRETAKQFESLFMRELLKSMREATMKSGMLDNAGSDLGTDLFDQQMSVSMSGQPGGLSDLIAQQLSRQMGVEMPGSTVGMANSSSLQPVKAPDTLTPKSSVGKLTASDMALTPVAPKKAPTSTQADFVSKHTDAANKIEKATGIPASFMLGQAGHETGWGKHQIKNKDGSNSFNLFGIKAGSSWTGKVAEITTTEYVNGVAQKKIAKFRAYDSFEDSFKDYARLISDSPRYAKARQQTQSVTAFATGLQKAGYATDPEYAAKLSRAINTTLHLRRAQVQA
- a CDS encoding flagellar basal body P-ring protein FlgI, which produces MTHWNHLANTFRSQRWGGLLVAIAMVAAPAAHGAKRIKEVAAIEGVRSNQLTGFGLVIGLDGTGDQTTQMPYTTQGLKNYMEQLGLTLTPASQNQLQMKNVAAVLVTAQLPAFARPGQLLDINVSSLGNAKSLKGGTLIATPLKGADGEVYAMAQGNLIVAGAGAAAGGSKVQVNHLSAGRIPDGAQVERSVPTSLQDGPTINLSLSASDFQTARKVAQAVNTRFGPGVAQALDGRTVQVKAPTNPNDRVSFIADMEELPVDNSIAAAKIIINSRTGSIVMNQAVTLGACAIAHGNLSVSVSSSPVISQPNPLSGGQTVVGEKANIEIKQDAGKLIQLPQAAQLTDVVKALNSLGATPQDLLAILQAIKLAGALNAELEVI
- a CDS encoding flagellar basal body L-ring protein FlgH, coding for MTHRRLHRIAAAVAIGLLAAGCQQLPQKVAVDFVEPRVPAAPIVSVASKPANGSIYQTAAYRPAFEDRRARLVGDNVTIQIVENVTASQKSTSTVNRNSSIDSAITALPDQTLAGLGKLNIGAATNNNFSGKGGTESANTFAGSITATVIETLPNGHLIVTGEKQIGVNQNVDVLRFSGTIDPRMLQPGSVISSTQVANVRVESRGRGAQGEAQTVGWLSRFFLSFQPF
- the flgG gene encoding flagellar basal-body rod protein FlgG — its product is MINSLWISKTGMEAQQMQLDVISNNLANVSTNGFKKSHAVFEDLMYQNLRQVGSNTSEQSTLPTGLQLGLGVRTVATSRSFAQGNLQQSSNNLDVAIQGNGFFQVTMPDGTTGYTRDGAFQVDNTGRMVTSNGLPILNGITVPANATSLAIAQDGNVTATIPGNVAPQPIGTITLASFINPAGLEPKGQNIYAESAASGQPNAGTAGANGLGTLAQGFVETSNVNVVQELVTMIQTQRAYEMNSKAIQTSDQMLQKLGQL
- a CDS encoding flagellar basal body rod protein FlgF → MDRMIYTAMTGANAAASRQSVIANNLANVSTNGFRAQLATYRAVPLRGEGATTRVFALEATAGHLDTPGPAMRTDRSLDVMAKDGAWFAVQGLDGTEAYTRNGHVEVATDGTLTTGNGLQVLSSDGSPITSPAGAELTIQPDGTVSAKVGNQPANAIGRLKLVVPTPEDPLVRSGDGLFRALSGDPLNNEDTARVQAGMLEGSNVNAIEAMVGMIQTARQFEAQTRLMQTAESNDRSAGQLLNMQG
- the flgE gene encoding flagellar hook protein FlgE, yielding MSFQTGLSGLNGASKSLDVIGNNIANANTVGMKYSRTEFSSLVAGQLGAAGGSTGNTPGIGVTVGTIAQQFSQGNISITGNSLDVAVNGGGFFQLTQPDGSTAYTRDGQFKLDSDGNLVTNSGANVMGFPTDLLGNRTSITPQPMVIPTSAPIPAQRTREITAEFNLDARTKPAIQTTPPTPISTYGTTLTAFDSQGNEVPVSLYFVKRGPDTTANPAVLTDTWDVYDASTVAAGTTALNTNAARYATHQANVAYNTTTPPPTDLKPTFAAAGTGAFAAPALTTVATGALFQLNYDANGKLTSPLAAQTLNLTSPNTAIGTFSTTLDLTKTTQYGTTFAVSNLTQDGYTAGDLTGISIDPSGVITTRYSNGETQSRGQLLLADFRNVQGLTPISGGNWTESFASGQPVLGNPGLGKFGGLRSGALEDSNVDLTGELVNMMTAQRNYQANAQTIKTQDQILSTLVNLR
- a CDS encoding flagellar hook assembly protein FlgD → MATAVSNNTALSGTSATSSGTVSAQEQTDRFMKLLVAQLNNQDPMNPMDNAQMTSQIAQINTVSGIQELNATMQSMAAQFTSMQVLQGASMVGHGVLVESNTLSIDGGTAKGAINLASKADKVTIDIKTAGGQLLETINLGALPAGQSNFQWDASKYSGLSSVNFKVNATQGGNTVKSTDLAQDTVTAVGTENGAMSLQLKGRTAVAYSAIKSIL
- the flgC gene encoding flagellar basal body rod protein FlgC, which encodes MSMFSIFNVSGSAVSAQSQRLNVVASNLANADAVAGPDGQGYKSRQVVFETVPMGSEASAGVKVNAIKESNEPLRKVHNPMHPSADAEGYVTQSNVNPVEEMVNMISASRSYQNNVEVMNTAKSLLLKTLQMGQ
- the flgB gene encoding flagellar basal body rod protein FlgB; amino-acid sequence: MFSKLTNALDFQSKGLVLRAERQRVIASNIANADTPGFSGRDFDFKKAMAEATSGPAFPMATPSSGPNSDGTTNARHIPISNIDSSTLGDNSRLAYTLQTQPAMDGNSVDMDRERANFVDNSVRYEATLRFINGSSRTILSAIQGQ